A part of Misgurnus anguillicaudatus chromosome 6, ASM2758022v2, whole genome shotgun sequence genomic DNA contains:
- the LOC129433631 gene encoding C-signal-like, whose translation MLNFSKCHSILITGANRGLGLEMVRQLISTPERPQKIIATARNPDIAEELQALSKSHPEVHVVTLDVTSDVSVNDAVQAVKSIVGADGLNCLINNAAINIHCYLDTVTRDAMMKTYETNTVAPLFLTKALLPLLREAAGQGSGMGIHRSAVINVSSLLGSVELNTSLQIPFFKIYPYRASKSALNMITRSLAVDLEAEGILCVALHPGWVRTDMGGENGELSVEESISSVLSVICGLTEKDHGGFVSYKGETMPW comes from the exons ATGTTAAACTTCAGCAAGTGTCATTCAATACTCATCACTGGAGCCAACAGAGGGCTCGGACTGGAGATGGTCCGACAGTTGATTAGTACCCCAGAAAGACCCCAAAAGATCATCGCAACTGCCCGGAATCCAGACATTGCAGAG GAACTGCAAGCACTTTCCAAATCTCATCCAGAGGTCCATGTAGTAACTCTTG ATGTAACCAGTGATGTAAGCGTGAATGACGCAGTTCAAGCAGTGAAGTCTATTGTGGGTGCTGAtgggttaaattgtttaattaaTAATGCAGCTATTAACATCCACTGTTATTTGGACACCGTCACCCGAGATGCCATGATGAAAACATATGAGACTAACACAGTGGCTCCTCTTTTTCTGACAaag GCTTTGTTGCCATTGTTGAGAGAGGCTGCGGGCCAGGGCAGTGGAATGGGAATTCACAGATCGGCCGTGATCAATGTGTCATCTCTCTTGGGGTCTGTTGAGCTCAACACGAGCCTTCAAATACCGTTCTTCAAGATTTACCCCTACAGGGCATCTAAG AGTGCGCTAAACATGATTACAAGAAGTTTGGCAGTTGATCTGGAAGCAGAGGGGATTTTATGCGTCGCCCTGCACCCTGGTTGGGTGCGCACTGATATGGGCGGAGAAAAT gGAGAATTAAGTGTTGAAGAGAGCATATCATCAGTGTTGTCTGTCATTTGTGGATTAACCGAGAAAGATCATGGTGGATTTGTGAGCTACAAAGGAGAAACAATGCCCTGGTGA
- the gal gene encoding galanin peptides isoform X2, with protein MQKCIGGVCASLIFCALLTETIGMVIAAKEKRGWTLNSAGYLLGPHAIDNHRSLGDKHGLAGKREMPMEEDFKTGALRISDEDVVHTIIDFLSYLKLKEIGALDSLPSSFTSEEISQP; from the exons ATGCAAAAGTGTATCGGCGGAGTTTGTGCGTCTCTTATATTTTGCGCACTTCTCACGGAGACAATCGGTATGGTCATTGCG GCAAAAGAGAAAAGAGGATGGACGCTTAACAGCGCTGGATATCTCCTCGGTCCTC ATGCCATAGATAATCACAGGAGCCTTGGCGACAAGCACGGACTGGCAGGCAAGAGAGAAATGCCCATGGAAGAGGATTTCAAGACGG GTGCTTTAAGAATATCAGATGAAGATGTTGTCCATACCATCATAGACTTTCTTTCATATCTCAAATTAAAAG AAATCGGGGCTCTCGACAGTCTGCCGTCCTCTTTCACGTCAGAGGAAATAAGTCAACCCTAA
- the gal gene encoding galanin peptides isoform X1: MQKCIGGVCASLIFCALLTETIGMVIAAKEKRGWTLNSAGYLLGPRRIDHLIQIKDTPSARGREDLLGQYAIDNHRSLGDKHGLAGKREMPMEEDFKTGALRISDEDVVHTIIDFLSYLKLKEIGALDSLPSSFTSEEISQP, translated from the exons ATGCAAAAGTGTATCGGCGGAGTTTGTGCGTCTCTTATATTTTGCGCACTTCTCACGGAGACAATCGGTATGGTCATTGCG GCAAAAGAGAAAAGAGGATGGACGCTTAACAGCGCTGGATATCTCCTCGGTCCTC GTCGTATTGATCACCTTATACAGATTAAGGATACTCCCAGTGCAAGGGGGAGAGAGGATCTGCTTGGTCAAT ATGCCATAGATAATCACAGGAGCCTTGGCGACAAGCACGGACTGGCAGGCAAGAGAGAAATGCCCATGGAAGAGGATTTCAAGACGG GTGCTTTAAGAATATCAGATGAAGATGTTGTCCATACCATCATAGACTTTCTTTCATATCTCAAATTAAAAG AAATCGGGGCTCTCGACAGTCTGCCGTCCTCTTTCACGTCAGAGGAAATAAGTCAACCCTAA
- the LOC129433633 gene encoding C-signal, giving the protein MLNFSNCHSMLITGASKGLGLQMVRQLLSTTERPKKIIATARNPDAAEELQALAKSHPEVHVLTLDVTSDVSVNDAVQAVKSIVGADGLNCLINNAAINIHCYLDTVTRDAMMKTYETNTVAPLFVTKAFLPLLREAAGQGSGMGIHRSAVINVSSLLGSIQLNLGEIPFFKIYPYRASKCALNMITRCLAVDLEAEGILCVALHPGWVRTDMGGANANMSVEESISSLLPVICGLTEKDHGGFLSYNGETLPW; this is encoded by the exons ATGTTAAACTTCAGCAATTGTCATTCAATGCTCATCACGGGAGCGAGCAAAGGGCTCGGACTGCAGATGGTCCGACAGTTGCTCAGTACCACGGAAAGACCCAAAAAGATCATCGCAACCGCCCGGAATCCAGACGCTGCAGAG gAACTACAAGCACTTGCCAAATCCCATCCAGAGGTCCATGTATTAACTCTTG ATGTAACCAGTGATGTAAGCGTGAATGACGCAGTTCAAGCAGTGAAGTCTATTGTGGGTGCTGAtgggttaaattgtttaattaaTAATGCAGCTATTAACATCCACTGTTATTTGGACACCGTCACCCGAGATGCCATGATGAAAACATATGAGACTAACACAGTGGCTCCTCTTTTTGTGACCAAG GCTTTTCTGCCATTGTTGAGAGAGGCTGCGGGTCAGGGCAGTGGAATGGGAATTCACAGATCCGCCGTGATCAATGTGTCATCTCTCTTGGGGTCCATTCAACTCAACTTGGGCGAGATACCATTTTTTAAGATTTACCCTTACAGGGCATCTAAG TGTGCACTAAACATGATTACAAGATGTTTGGCAGTTGATCTGGAAGCAGAGGGAATTTTATGCGTCGCCCTGCACCCTGGTTGGGTGCGCACTGATATGGGCGGAGCAAAT GCAAATATGAGTGTAGAAGAGAGCATATCATCATTGTTGCCTGTTATTTGTGGATTAACCGAGAAAGATCATGGTGGATTTTTGAGCTACAATGGGGAAACATTGCCCTGGTGA